From Pan troglodytes isolate AG18354 chromosome 9, NHGRI_mPanTro3-v2.0_pri, whole genome shotgun sequence, the proteins below share one genomic window:
- the MSANTD4 gene encoding myb/SANT-like DNA-binding domain-containing protein 4 isoform X1: protein MKQLKRKRKSNFSVQETQTLLKEITKRKEVIFSKQLNTTINVMKRMAWEEIAQCVNAVGEGEQRTGTEVKRRYLDWRALMKRKRMKANIKLVGSGFPLPSSDLDDSLTEEIDEKIGFRNDANFDWQNVADFRDAGGSLTEVKVEEEERDPQSPEFEIEEEEEMLSSVIPDSRRENELPDFPHIDEFFTLNSTPSRSAYDEPHLLVNIEKQKLELEKRRLDIEAERLQVEKERLQIEKERLRHLDMEHERLQLEKERLQIEREKLRLQIVNSEKPSLENELGQGEKSMLQPQDIETEKLKLERERLQLEKDRLQFLKFESEKLQIEKERLQFTEPQSPSSSWDFLPSGITPGILAVLQWTTLFFLKEPQWRQKSYHTQSLTDLSSLLPEESNMKSGVKAKRGTDGLPDYTTYSPHCYQQ, encoded by the exons ATGAAgcagttgaaaagaaaaaggaaaagcaattttAGTGTTCAAGAAACTCAGACCCTTTTGAAAGAAATTACGAAAAGGAAAGAAGTCATTTTTTCCAAGCAGCTCAATACAACAATTAACGTGATGAAGCGAATGGCTTGGGAAGAGATTGCACAGTGTGTGAATGCTGTAGGAGAAGGAGAACAGAGGACAGGGACAGAGGTGAAAAGAAGGTACCTTGACTGGCGAGCACTTATGAAGAGAAAGAGGATGAAGGCCAACATTAAGCTGGTCGGTTCAGgatttccccttccctcctctgatTTAGATGACTCTCTCACTGAAGAGATAGATGAAAAGATTGGATTCCGAAATGATGCAAATTTTGACTGGCAAAATGTGGCAGATTTCAGGGATGCAGGTGGATCCTTAACTGAGGTCaaggtggaagaggaagaaagggatcCACAGAGTCCTGAA TTTGaaattgaggaggaggaagaaatgttGTCATCCGTCATACCAGATTCCAGGAGAGAAAATGAACTTCCCGATTTCCCCCACATTGATGAGTTTTTTACCCTTAACTCAACACCATCTAGATCTGCATATGATGAGCCTCATTTGCTCGTAAATATTGAGAAACAGAAACTAGAGTTGGAAAAACGACGACTGGATATCGAGGCTGAAAGGCTGCAGGTAGAAAAGGAACGCCTACAAATCGAGAAAGAGAGGCTGCGGCATTTAGACATGGAACATGAGCGGCTTCAGCTAGAGAAGGAGCGGCTGCAGATTGAAAGAGAAAAGTTGAGGTTACAGATAGTCAATTCAGAGAAACCGTCCTTGGAAAATGAACTTGGTCAAGGAGAAAAATCCATGCTTCAACCACAGGACATAGAAACAGAGAAGTTAAAACTTGAGCGAGAACGCTTGCAACTGGAAAAGGATAGGCTGCAGTTTTTGAAGTTTGAATCTGAGAAGTTGCAGATTGAAAAGGAACGCTTACAG TTCACAGAACCCCAAAGTCCAAGCTCTTCTTGGGATTTCCTACCTTCTGGAATCACTCCTGGGATTCTAGCTGTTCTCCAGTGGACCACCCTGTTTTTTCTAAAGGAACCCCAATGGAGGCAGAAGTCTTACCACACCCAATCACTCACAGATCTCAGCAGCCTCCTGCCTGAAGAAAGTAACATGAAATCGGGAGTGAAAGCTAAGAGAGGTACAGATGGGTTGCCTGACTATACAACATATTCACCACATTGTTACCAACAATAG
- the MSANTD4 gene encoding myb/SANT-like DNA-binding domain-containing protein 4 isoform X2, translating to MKQLKRKRKSNFSVQETQTLLKEITKRKEVIFSKQLNTTINVMKRMAWEEIAQCVNAVGEGEQRTGTEVKRRYLDWRALMKRKRMKANIKLVGSGFPLPSSDLDDSLTEEIDEKIGFRNDANFDWQNVADFRDAGGSLTEVKVEEEERDPQSPEFEIEEEEEMLSSVIPDSRRENELPDFPHIDEFFTLNSTPSRSAYDEPHLLVNIEKQKLELEKRRLDIEAERLQVEKERLQIEKERLRHLDMEHERLQLEKERLQIEREKLRLQIVNSEKPSLENELGQGEKSMLQPQDIETEKLKLERERLQLEKDRLQFLKFESEKLQIEKERLQVEKDRLRIQKEGHLQ from the exons ATGAAgcagttgaaaagaaaaaggaaaagcaattttAGTGTTCAAGAAACTCAGACCCTTTTGAAAGAAATTACGAAAAGGAAAGAAGTCATTTTTTCCAAGCAGCTCAATACAACAATTAACGTGATGAAGCGAATGGCTTGGGAAGAGATTGCACAGTGTGTGAATGCTGTAGGAGAAGGAGAACAGAGGACAGGGACAGAGGTGAAAAGAAGGTACCTTGACTGGCGAGCACTTATGAAGAGAAAGAGGATGAAGGCCAACATTAAGCTGGTCGGTTCAGgatttccccttccctcctctgatTTAGATGACTCTCTCACTGAAGAGATAGATGAAAAGATTGGATTCCGAAATGATGCAAATTTTGACTGGCAAAATGTGGCAGATTTCAGGGATGCAGGTGGATCCTTAACTGAGGTCaaggtggaagaggaagaaagggatcCACAGAGTCCTGAA TTTGaaattgaggaggaggaagaaatgttGTCATCCGTCATACCAGATTCCAGGAGAGAAAATGAACTTCCCGATTTCCCCCACATTGATGAGTTTTTTACCCTTAACTCAACACCATCTAGATCTGCATATGATGAGCCTCATTTGCTCGTAAATATTGAGAAACAGAAACTAGAGTTGGAAAAACGACGACTGGATATCGAGGCTGAAAGGCTGCAGGTAGAAAAGGAACGCCTACAAATCGAGAAAGAGAGGCTGCGGCATTTAGACATGGAACATGAGCGGCTTCAGCTAGAGAAGGAGCGGCTGCAGATTGAAAGAGAAAAGTTGAGGTTACAGATAGTCAATTCAGAGAAACCGTCCTTGGAAAATGAACTTGGTCAAGGAGAAAAATCCATGCTTCAACCACAGGACATAGAAACAGAGAAGTTAAAACTTGAGCGAGAACGCTTGCAACTGGAAAAGGATAGGCTGCAGTTTTTGAAGTTTGAATCTGAGAAGTTGCAGATTGAAAAGGAACGCTTACAGGTAGAGAAAGACAGACTTCGAATTCAGAAAGAAGGACACTTGCAGTGA